TGGTTCTTCAGCCGCCAGTATTGCTGCATCATCGGAGTGTGGGAGGACAGGTCGGAGACGGCTTTATTCATCGGATTGTCGGGCAACTCGTTAAAAGATGTAGGGCGAAGCGCGGACAATCGCCGGGCTTTTCCGCGATGGGCGCAAGGTTACCATGGGCGGTCTGCGCTACGCAGGCGCTGCGGTCGGGTGATCGTCTGCTTTCATGGAAAAGTTACTTATGCATGATTTATGCAAATCAGCATTTGTCTTCGCGAAAAACTTCAAGCACTATGCGCGTTATGCAAAAACGCAACGTAGCCTCCGTCTTAAGAGCCTTGCTCGATCAACACGGGATCTCCCCCACGGAGCTTCACCGTCGTACCGGCGTGCCTCAATCCACTCTCTCGCGAATTCTCAGCGGGAAGATCGTCGATCCCTCGGATAAACATATTTCGAAGATCGCTGAGTACTTCAATGTCAGCACCGATCAGTTGCGCGGGCGCGCCGACGTCGCGCCCGCGCCCGCGGCCGGTGCCGCCGCACGCGCTGACGTGCATGCTGAACTCAAGGACATAAGCCTGTGGGACGACGACACGCCTGTCGATGATGATGAGGTGTCGGTGCCCTTTCTTCGCGAGGTTGAATTGGCTGCTGGATCAGGAAGATTCGTCATCGAAGAGAGCGAACGCTCCAGCCTGCGTTTCGGCAAGCGCAGCTTGCGCCATAACGGTGTGCAGTTCGATCAGGCCAAATGCGTGACGGTACGCGGCAACAGCATGTTGCCGGTGCTGCGTGACGGCGCAACCGTCGGCGTGAACGCGGGCAAATGTGGTATCGGCGACATCATTGATGGCGACCTCTATGCAATCAATCACAACGGCCAGTTGCGCGTGAAGCAGCTCTACCGCCTGCCGACCGGCATTCGTCTGCGCAGCTTCAATCGCGACGAGCATCCGGACGAGGATTACAGCTTCCAGGAAATTCAGGAAGAGCAGATCGCCATACTCGGTCATGTCTTCTGGTGGGGCATGTACGCCCGCTGACCTTGTCCTTCTCAAATCAGACCCGCCTCGATGGCGGGTTTTTTTTCGCCTGTTGAAGCGCGCCAGCCCTTTGCTGGCGGGGCTTTCATGCGCTCATGCATTTCAGGTGCATAAATAAATGCATTTACGCATTGACTGTATATGCATCCATGCATATTCTTGCAACCAAGCCGCTCGACAAAGCGGCTGGCAAGACAAGCTCTTTAGTTCCAAAAGAACAGGCAGCGATGAACCGGCCTTAACGGTTCAGAGGGTTGGCAACTGACCCGGGTGTGCAGCGTAAAGCACCAGAAGCAGTTATCCGGCGGGCAGGGACCGCGGTCGGAAAAACAATTTAAATGGACTCGTACCGCGCCAGTAGCGCCGAAAAGTCAGCTTCCTTTCACATTTACAGGACTAAAGGGAAGGCGAAGGAGCGCATTACTGAAAAGCCCGGTGTGCAAGCGCCGGGCTTTTTGGAATGCCTGCCTCATGAGAACCCGTTGAACCCAACAAACAAAATCATTCATCACACCAGGAGGCGTGACATGACAAACGAGCAACAAGCGTTGGCGGACATGCCGATCTGGCTGGTGATCCTTCTTGCCGTGATTGGCGGGGTGTCCGGCGAGATGTGGCGCGCCGACAAGGAGGGCGCCCACGGCTGGTCGCTTATCCGCCGTCTGGCCCTGCGCTCGGGCGCCTGCATGATCTGCGGTGTGTCGGCGATCATGCTGCTCTACGCCGCAGGCCTGTCCATCTGGGCCGCCGGCGCATTCGGCTGCCTCACCGCCATGGCCGGTGCCGACGTGGCCATCGGCTTGTACGAACGCTGGGCGGCCAAACGCATCGGCGTCTGCGAACTGCCACCCCGCGACCAGCCTTAACCTCGAACCTGTTCGTGCCGCCCTTTGGGCGGCAGGGCTGCGCGTGGACGATAGAAAAGGAGGTCATGTATGCCCACACCGATCCAACAGCCGTCGCAACTGTTTACAGCCATCGCGACGACGCTGCGCAACACCGCCGGGCTTGACATCAATGTCGGCAATCAAGACGACTTCACTGCGCCGGGCGATCAGGCCTGGGTGTTGATCGGCTTCGACCGCAACGCATCAGGGTGGCGCGCCGCTGACGGGCGTATCGCTCATGTCATGACGGTGTCGTTGCAAGTCATCCCGGCGCTTGCTGCGACCGCGTTTTCAGCCTGCGATCTGATCGCCGTGCTGAAAAATCTGATCACCGACAATCGCTGGGGCGTGCCCGGCGAGCAGTGTGATCTGCCAACCAACATCGATGGCTTGCCGTCATTGCTCGGCCAGCAATACAAGGCCCGGACCCTGACATTCGAGCAGACCCTCTATCTCGGCCCGATCTTGCTCGACGATCCGCTCGGCACGCCGAAATTCGCCCGCACCTGGGAAGTCAGCGATATCGACGATCCCGATCAATACACCGCGCTGGAGGGCTGACCGATGCTCGACGCATTATTGCGCATGCAACTGGGCCCGATCATCGAACGTCTGGCGGAGATGGAGGCAGAAATCGAAGACCTGCATCGCCGTGCCGAAAACTACTGCCGCATCGGCATTTGCCAGACCGTCGACGCAGCGAGCAACACCTGCCAGGTCAGTCACGGCGGCTTGCTCACACCGGCCATAAGGTTCTTTAACCCGAGTGCCGGCGCGCAGAGCGAATCGCGCATTCCCAGCGTAGGTGAGCAATGTCTGCTGCTGAACTACGGCAGCGGCGAAAGCGGCGCGCAAAGTGTCGCGCTGTTCGGGCTGAACAGTGATCGTTTTCCCCCGGCCTCGACCATCCCGACGTTGACTCGTCGGGTGCATCAGGACGGCAGCGAAAGCGGCTACGACGATGCAACGCACACCTTGCACTGGCAGAACGGCCCGGCGCACTTCAACGGTTCACGGGAAACGCTCGAGCTGAGCATCGGCCCGGCGCACCTGCTGATGACGCCCCAAGTCATCACCCTGCAACTGGGCGCGGTCGGCCTGACCCTCGACGCTTCCGGCGCGCACTTCAACGGCCCGTTGGTCGATCACCAGGGCCGGGTCATCAGCCCCTGATTCAAGAGCTAACCATGATCGGAATCGATAGAGACAGCGGGGCCACGGTCGACGACTGGCTGCAGTTTGTGCAGCGCGCGACCCGAGCCCTGACCACGCCGCTGGGCACCCGGCAAAAACGGCCCTTGTACGGATCGCTGATCCCCTCGCTGCTGGGGCAAAACCTCGGTGATGACGTCCTGCTTTTGGCGCAGAGCCACGCGGCGCAAGCGTTCTACAACGCGCAGAACGGCATCAGCGATTTTCAGCCGCAAGTCATCGTCGCCAGTCGGCAGGGCGCCGGTTTGTTGCTGCGCTTCGCCGGCATCTGGAAAAACCGCCAACAAACCTTCGAGGTCGTGACATGAGCATGTTGATCCCCGGTCAGAATCAACTGGCCGAACCTTCGCTGATCAAGGTCGAGGCCTTTGAGGATCTGCTCGCCGAGTTCAAGGCGTTCGTCGTCGAATACGTCGCTGCGCGCTCGCCGGACAGTGCAGCAAAACTCAAAACCAGCCTGGAAAACGAAAGCGAACTGCTGACGCTCGCTTTGCAAGCGTTCTGCGTGCGTCTGCAAATCCACGAACGCAAATACAATGCGCGCATCAAGCAGATGCTGGCGTGGTGGGCCACCGGCAGCAATCTTGATGCGCGGCTGGCGGACATGGGCCTTGAGCGGCAGTTGCTGGATCCCGGTGACCCCGCAGCATTCACGCCGGTGCCGGCGATTTATGAAAGCGACGATGACGCCCGTTTGCGTTATTACCTGGCGCCGCATGCACCGGCAGCGGGGTCGCGGATGCAGTATCGCCGGGAAGTGTTCACCCTCGGCGAGCGGCCAGCGGTGAACGTCGAATCCAGCGATGCCGGGGTGGTGACGGTGACCTACACCTTCAACCCGGACGGTCTCGCTGCTCAGGTCAAGGATGGCAACGGTCGACGCACCGCTCCCGGCGAAGTGCAGGTTACGGTGCTGTCGCGAGAAGGCGACGGCACAGCGTCCGAAGCCCTGCTCGAGGATGTGCGTCAGCACTTTGCCCGCGCCGACGTGCGACCGGAAACTGACCTCGTCACCGTCAAGTCTGCCGATATTCAGCGCTACCAGATTCGCGTCGTGGCCAAAATCAATTCCGGCCCCGATTCGGGCCTGACCAAAGTCGCGGCGCAAGCGCAGTTGCAGGCCTACGCCGACAGCTGTCACCGCCTCGAAGGTCGGGTTGATCCGAGCTGGATCGACTTCACGCTGCACAACGCCGGCGCCGTCCAACTACAGATTCTCGAGCCGCTGGCGCCGATCATCACCACTGCTTTCCAGGCGCCGTACTGCACGGCGGTGGAAGTCGAGGTGCTGACCCTATGAGTGAAAAAACTCAGCGCCCGACGCTGTTGCCCGCCAACAGCTCGGCCCTCGAGCGCGGTCTGGATCTGGGCTTCGGCGCCTTGCTCGATCGCATCGCACCGCCGTTTCCCGAACTGATGAACCCCAGCGAAACGCCGGTGGCTTTTCTGCCGTATCTGGCAGCGGATCGTGGGGTCGCCGAATGGAGCACCGATGCACCGCAAGCAGAAAAACGTCTGACCGTCGAACTCGCTTGGCCCACTGCGCGGCAAGCCGGCACTCGCACGGCGCTGGAAAACGCCGCCAAGGGTTTGCAACTGCGTCCGGAAATCCGCGCCTGGTATGAACAGACACCGCCCGGCGCGCCCTACAGTTTTTCCGTGCGCGCCTTCAGCGAACAACCCTACAGCGAAACCATCGATGCCCGTCTTGATCGACGCCTGGCCGATGCCAAAAGCGAACGGGATGTGCTGTCGGTCTCGGTGGGGCTCAGTGCGTTCGGCAATCACGTGATCGGCGCCGCGACGTTCTGCGGGGAGCTGACCACGGTTTATCCGATCGTTATCGAAGGGCTCGAAACCTCGGGCGAAGCGTTCATCGCGGCGGCGCTGTACACCGTCGAAACATCCACTATTTATCCTCAGGGGGCCTGAATGGCTGACTATTACACCCTGCTCACCAACGCAGGGATTGCCTACGAAACGGCGTGCAAAGCCGCGGGCACGCCGATCAAGCTGACGCAGATTTCCGTCGGCGATGGCGGCGGCGCGGTCTACAACCCAGCGGCCACCGCCACCGCGCTGAAACGCGAAGTCTGGCGCGGACCGCTCAACGCGCTGTTCCAAGACGAGAAAAATCCGAGCTGGCTGCTCGCGGAAGTGACTATTCCGCCGGACGTCGGCGGCTGGTATGTGCGCGAAGCGGGGCTGTGGACCGACACCGGCGTGCTCTACGCCATCGTCAAATATCCGGAATCGTTCAAACCGGTTCTGGCCACTTCGGGCTCGGGCAAAGAGTTCTACATTCGCTCGATTTTCGAGACAAGTAATGCGTCGCTGGTGACGTTGTTGATTGATGACACCGTGGTCAAGGCTACTCGTGCCTGGGTCATGAGTTATCTCGCCGAAGAACTCGGCAAACTCGATGGCAAGCACTCGGTACGCGTTGCGGCGACTGGCAATGTCGTACTGAACGGTGCGCAGCAAATCGACGGTGTCGCCGTGGTTGCTGGCGATCGTGTGCTGCTGCCGAGCCAGACCCTGGCCAAGGACAACGGCCTGTGGATCGTCGCCAATGGCGAATGGCTGCGGGCGACCGATGCCAACAGCAGCGCCAAGGTAACGCCCGGCCTGACAGTAATGGTCGAGGAGGGCGTGGCGAATGGAGATTCGTTGTGGCACCTGACTACCAATGCGCCGATCACCCTTGGCACCACGGCACTGACGTTCAAGATGCTCGCGGGGCGGACCGGGATTGCTGCCGGGACTTACAAGAGTCTGACGGTTGATGAATATGGCCGGGCGACTGCCGGGGCAAATCCCGAGACGCTCGCAGGATTTGGAATCAAGGATTCGTACACCAAGGCTGAAGTTGAGGCGTTGATTGCCAAGGCGTCGGCGTTGCCGGTGGGATCGATTGTGGCGTTCCCGGTTGATACGCCGCCGCCGGGTTTTCTGGAGCTGGATAACAGCGTCAAGAGCAGCGCGACTTACCCGGACTTGAGCGCTTATCTGGGCGGTAAGTTTAATAAGGGTGATGAGGGGGCTGGAAATTTCCGGTTGCCGGAGACTCGCGGGGAGTTTTTGCGGGGTTGGGATCATGGGCGGGGGGTGGATGCCGGTCGCCAGCTTGGTACGGCTCAACTCGATGCAATGCAGCGTCTCACTGGTGCGATATCTGCAGCAGACTCTACTGGTATGGGTCAAATACTCAACGGTGTATACGGTGGGACGAAATCCGGCGTGTCGAAGGGTGTTAATGCTGCGGCCGACGCCTACACTTCCATAGATTTTGACAACGCGCGACAAGCCCGGACATCGGCAGAAAACCGCCCACGTAACGTCACCGTCATGTGGTGCATCAAAGCTTGGAATGCCCCGATCAACCAAGGAAACATTGACGTAGCGGCACTCGTTAAAGAGGTTTCACGTCTTGGCTCTGCAGTACCCGTAGGTGCTGTTATGGCCTTCCCTACGGGAATCGTGCCTCCCGGATTTCTGGAACTGGATGGCAGCGTGCAAAGCTCCGCAACCTATCCGGATCTGGCATCTTACTTGGGCGCTACCTACGTCAAGGGTGATGAGGGCGCGGGAAATTTCCGTTTGCCAGATTCACGCGGCGAGTTTCTCCGTGGTTGGGATCATGCGCGTGGAACAGATCCGGGACGAAACATAGGTAGCTATCAGGCTGGTACAAAAACTCAGGGCGATAATGGAGACGCTCCAGCCGTTCAGGGGATTGGCAACTCGAATGCAATCGACGCTGACCCCGCACCGGATTTCAAAGGCGATATTTACTACACAACCACAGGCGCAACAGTCGGCAGCTTCACAGGCTCGTATTGGAAAACTGTCCGTCCGCGCAACTTGGCGGTGATGTGGTGTATCAAGGCCTGGAACGCGCCGATCAATCAGGGAAACATTGATATCGGCGGGCTCTCTGCATTGGCGCAACAAGCCTCTGAAAGCAATCAAGGCACAGCGAAAGTTGCCACCCAAGCCCTTACAGACTCAGGCACCGATGACGCGACGATCGTCACGCCGAAAAAGTTGCGCTTGGGCTTTCAGATTCTCAAGGCTGCCAATGGCTATGTGGTTTTTCCATCTTGGCTAGGGAGTTTTATTATCCAGTGGGGTTACGCTTCAATTCCCGCTACGTTAACGACGGTCCCATTTTCACTGAGCTATCCAAATGCGTGTCTCTGCGTGCAGACCTCAGGGGTCAGCACATCGGCTGCAGCGGATGTTATTGAGTTGATTCCGTTGAATGGCAAAAACGGATTTACGGCAGTCGGAGTGAGTTCGGGGGTTTCAGGATCTCCTGTGCAAACAGCGACCAATTTCTATTGGCTTTCGATTGGGCATTGATGGTGGAAAAAATGAAATACGTGACATTTGACTCCCAAGGTGTTCTTGAATCGCGCCTTATTCGCGGGCTAAACGATATTCCAGAAGGTGCTGTCGAGGTTAATGAACGCCTGTGGATGCGCATTACTCAGGAACTTGATGGCGTATGGAAATTGGCGGATGACGGCGCCATTACCAAGCATGCGCTTCCCGAATTACAACCCGTCGAATATTCCGCTGAGGAAATTGAAGCTCTGAGGCGTCGTGCGTACGCCGACCCCATTACCGGATCCGACCGGCTATTCGCTGAAGCCCAGCGCATGCAGGTTATGGACGAACCCGGTTGGGAAACCGTTCGCACGGCGGGCATAAAACGATTCAAGGAAATTCAGCAAGAGTTTCCTTGGGTGAAACCCTCAGCACAATCCTTGAACTAAACGCCCCGAACCCCGGGGCGTTTTCTTGCCCGCCCCACAACATTCAACACCCACCAAGCCCCTCCCCACGAGGGGCTTTTCCGTTTATGGAGAAACGAAAAATGGCAAACCGCCAAACCTACACCGTGCTCGTCCCATTCCCCACCGGCGGTGGGCATTGGTCGAGCATCGGCCAAGAACTCGATCTGCTCGACGTCGAGGCCAGTGCGCTGCACTTCGCCGGTCGACTGGAACTGAACACCCAATCCACCCAGGCCAAAACGGCCGCTGCCAAGAAGGCTGACTGAACATGGCTGAGGTTTTGAACTTCGAGCACAACGGCATTACCGTCAATGCCACCGAGTCCCCCGAGGCCATGGGCGGCCTGGGTGACAATGTCATCGGTTTGATCGGCACCGCGCCGAACGCCGATCCGCTGATTCCGCGTAACGCACCGTTCCGCATCAACAGCTTCACCACCCATGCGTTGCTCGATCCGACCGGGTCGGAAGAGGGCACGCTGTACCACGCGGTCTACCAGATTCTCAAAGTGGTGAAAGTGCCGGTGTACGTGGTGATCGTCGAAGCGGGCGCGACCCCGGCCGATACGGTCAACAATGTGATCGGCGGTGTCGAGCCGGCGACCGGGCGCAAGCTCGGTCTGGCGGCGCTGGGCAGTGTCCCTGAAGACCTGACCATCATCGGCGCGCCGGGCTTTACCGGCAGCAAAGCCGTGGCCGGCGAGTTCGCCTCGTTCGGCAAACGCATCAAGGCCCGTGTGGTGCTCGACGGCAAGGATGTCTCGGTGGCCGATCAGGTGCTGTACAGCCAGGAACTCGGTGGCGCTGAGCTCGGTTTCGACCGTTGCCTGGTGGTGCACAACATGCCGGCCGTGTATTCGAAAGCCGCGAAGAAAAACGTCTTTCTGTCGCCGTCCAGTCTGGCGATTGCCGCGCTGGCCAAGGTCAAACAGTGGGAAAGCCCGGGCAACCAGGTGACCTATGCCGAAGACGTTTCGCGGGTCGTTGAATACAACATTCTCGACACTTCCACCGAAGGCGATCTGCTCAACCGCTACGGCGTCAGCTACTACGCCCGCACCGTGCTCGGCGGCTTCTCGCTGCTGGGTAACCGCTCGGTTACCGGCAAGTTCATCAGCTACGTCGGCCTCGAAGATGCAATCAGCCGCAAGCTGGTCAAGGCCGGCCAGAAAGCCATGGCCAAGAACCTCACCAAGTCGTTCATGGATCAAGAGGTCAAGCGCATCAACGACTGGCTGCAGACTTTGGTTGCCGACGAAACCATTCCCGGCGGCAGCGTTTATCTGCACCCGGAACTCAACAGCGTCGAGAAATACAAGAACGGCACCTGGTACGTGGTCATCGATTACGGCCGCTACGCGCCGAATGAACACATGGTTTATCAACTCAACGCCCGCGATGAAATCATCGAGCAGTTCCTGGAGGACGTTCTCTAATGTTTACCAACCGCGTAAGACAGGCCATCGCGGCCACTCTGCAAGGCCTGCCGTTGTCGGCGACCGTTGAAGAATTCACCCCGCCGAAAATCGATTTCGATATGGAGAGCATGACCGGCGGACGTTTCATCGTTGAAGAAATGGCGAAAAGCGCCAAAGCGCTCAATGCCAAGTTGATTGTCCAGGGCGTCGGCGCCGAAGTGATGCTGGCGCTGGGCGTGAAGCTGGGTGACGACATCCTGCTGAACGTGCGGGAAGCCGGTCAGGATCAGGACGGCAACACCTGGTTCACTTATCACACTGTGGGCGGCAAATTGAAATCCCTGGAGGAAGCCGTGCTGAAAATGGGTGAGAAACCCAAGACCACGCTGGAGCTGTCCTGCCGCACCTACAACCGTCTGGAAAACGGCGTGCCGGTGATCGACATCGACGTACGCACCCAGAAGTTCGTGCTCAACGGCGTCGACATCCTCGGTGATGCCCGGCGTGCGGTGTTGATGCCGTAAACCGCGGTTTACCAGCAATCACAAAACCCTGTGGGAGCGAGCTTGCTCGCGAAAGCGGTCGTTCAGTCACATGAATGTCGAATGTGCCGAAGCCTTCGCGAGCAGGCTCGCTCCCACAGTGGATCTGGACAAAACTTTCAGGAATTCATCCATGTCATGGACACCTCCCCTGCACGAGCTGCTGTCGCCGATCACCGGCGATGACGGTTCGCAAATCGAAACCCTGCAGCTCAAACCGCTGTTCTACGCCGCACAAAAAGAAGCGCTGGAACGCGCCGGTGATGACGAAGATGACCAGTTCTTCGAGCTGGCGCTGCTCGCCACCGGCCTGTCGGTCAAGGAACTCGACCAGCTCAAACGTCCGGACTACGTGAGCATCGCCCAGTACGTGCATGAGATGTCGACTCAACCGTCCTCGCATTTTCTCGATCAGGTCGAAGACGCGGAAAAATCCGCCGATCCCGATCAGGTGCAACTGCTGCAACCGCTCGCCGTGAGCGGCCGCACCGTGACATCGCTGAGCCTGGAAATGCCCGTGCTGCGCGCCACCAAAGTGATGAAGAAATTGAAAACGGCCAAGGAACGCGCCGAATTCATCACCGCCCATTGCACCGGCCTGATGATCCCCGATCTGGCCCTGATGACCGTCCCGGACTGGACGCAACTGCAGGTGCGCATAGACGATTTTTTAAACCAGCCGGCGGCCTACTTTCGGAACGCGACATCGAAGTAATCCTCGATATCGTCCCGCTCATTTACCCGGTAAGTGAAGCGGAAATTCTGGAATGGGACGCCGAAAAGGCGTTGCGCCGCTACGACATAGCGATCACTCGCCTTGGCGTAAAACAGGAGTAGAGCGGCAATGGCAGAGAGTAAATATGCGCCGGCTCACGCTGATCTGAGTGGAAGCGCGGCGGACGCGTTGCCGGATAGCCTGGGCAAATCGCTGCAGGACCTGAACGTGACGCTGTCCCTGGCAAGCGTGGACATTCGTCTGCTGACTCAGGAACAGATCAAGCTGCGCGAACAGTTGGTCAGTCAGCATTCTTTGTTCAAGGTCGTGGCAGCGACACCGGCTGCCAATAGTGAGCCGAAGTCAAAGCTCAAGGCAGAAATCGAGCAGCGTCAGCCACCGAAAAAACTGCAGTCGGCGATGGCAAATGAGACCGCGCTGGTGGAGCTTGATCAGGTATTGCAGCTGAATAAGACATCGCTTCAGGCGCTTTCGGAAAAGAACCTGGAAATCGCCAGCGAGAAACGGATTGCGCCGAGTGGTGCAACGGGCGCGGATTTGCTGCAAGTGCAACTGGCTGCGGCCCGATCCGGCATCGGCGATGGTTTGAAGGGTGAGCAAAGGACGGATGAACTACAAGGTTTCGCCAGCGATGCCGCAACCAATGCGTCGGCGTTCAAGATTGACGTCAAGGACGCCGGTGAAATGCTGGCGAGCTGGCGCACTTCGCTGAAGCTCAATCGCTTGCAAGGTCAGGATCTTGCTGACGTAACCAATTATCTTGGCAACAGTGGGCTGAACGCCAAAGCCGCAGACATCGGTTCAGTGGTTCAAAGCACTGGCGAAGATGCAAAAGCGGCGGGGCTCAAGCCCGAGCACATCGCGGCGCTGGCCGCAGCGTTCCTCAATAGCGGGGCTGGCAAGGCTGATGCTGGCGCTGCACTGAAAACTCTGGCCAGCGTGTTGGGCAAAGGCGAATCGGCATCGTCGGCGCAACGTGGAGCATGGGCGGAGATCGGGCTTAATCCCGAGTCGCTCGCGCGCGGTCTCAGTGACGATGCTCCCGAAACGATCAAGCTGGTACTTGAACAACTCAAACAACAACCGGATGACAAACAAGCTTCACTGACCAAGACATTGTTCGGCGATAACGCTGCAATCCTCGATCTGTTGAAGAAGCCTCAGGACGTTCAAACAGCGTTCAGGCTGGTGGGTGACAAGACTCGTTATGCGACATCGGTGCGGGGGGCGGGTGCAGGTTCGGCAACCGAAACTGCCGAGGCGTACGGCAACACATCTCAGGGACGCTGGAATGCACTGGATGCGAGTCTCAATCGGCTTTCCACAGCGGTCGGTAACGCACTGGCTCCAGTGACTGACGGTATGGCGGTGGCGCTTACTGCATTGGCCAATGGCGTCAGTGCGGCGGCCGAGACCTTCCCCGCGCTTACGGCAGGGCTGGTGTTATTTGGCGCAGCGGCAATGCCGTTTGTGGGTGGTGCATTGAAATCCGGCGTGACTTCGGTACTCGACGCTGTCACCTCCAGACTGTTGCGTCTGGCAACTGCGCGACTGCCGCCAGGGATACGCGACGCAATCAACGACGACGATGGCGATGATAGGCGCAACAAGAAACGCTCCGGACGTGCGAAAAAATCCAAACCACCGTCCAAGGCCGTGCAGCCCCGCACAAGCGCTGTACGGTCAGGCCTGGGCGCACGATTGCGCAGCGCCGCAACCAAGGTCATGCCTGCTATCAAAGGGGCTGCCTCCAATGTCGGACCGATGATCAAGAACGCAGGCTCGAAAGTTACGCCGTTGCTGGCGCGGGCGGCACCGTTAGCCAGATTTGCCGTGCCACTGACGGTCGCTCATGCCGCTTACAAGGGTCTGAAGGGCTGGCGCGAAGGCGATAATCAGGCGGTTGCCGGAGCCACAGGTGAACTCGCGGGGACTGCCATCGGTGCCGTCGTCGGGTCGCTTTTCCTTCCTGGGATCGGGACCGCCATTGGTGGTGTCGTGGGTGGCGCCATTGGTTCGTTTCTGGGTGAAAAACTGGCTGAT
This window of the Pseudomonas fluorescens genome carries:
- a CDS encoding phage tail tape measure protein, whose product is MAESKYAPAHADLSGSAADALPDSLGKSLQDLNVTLSLASVDIRLLTQEQIKLREQLVSQHSLFKVVAATPAANSEPKSKLKAEIEQRQPPKKLQSAMANETALVELDQVLQLNKTSLQALSEKNLEIASEKRIAPSGATGADLLQVQLAAARSGIGDGLKGEQRTDELQGFASDAATNASAFKIDVKDAGEMLASWRTSLKLNRLQGQDLADVTNYLGNSGLNAKAADIGSVVQSTGEDAKAAGLKPEHIAALAAAFLNSGAGKADAGAALKTLASVLGKGESASSAQRGAWAEIGLNPESLARGLSDDAPETIKLVLEQLKQQPDDKQASLTKTLFGDNAAILDLLKKPQDVQTAFRLVGDKTRYATSVRGAGAGSATETAEAYGNTSQGRWNALDASLNRLSTAVGNALAPVTDGMAVALTALANGVSAAAETFPALTAGLVLFGAAAMPFVGGALKSGVTSVLDAVTSRLLRLATARLPPGIRDAINDDDGDDRRNKKRSGRAKKSKPPSKAVQPRTSAVRSGLGARLRSAATKVMPAIKGAASNVGPMIKNAGSKVTPLLARAAPLARFAVPLTVAHAAYKGLKGWREGDNQAVAGATGELAGTAIGAVVGSLFLPGIGTAIGGVVGGAIGSFLGEKLADPPADKLAPPGDVAKNLVNAPNQNQSQQVTFSPLIQVTCPAPDTAEQIRTIIGQQLSGQFHGQFLPLLTNNALATRRDAALTDGVA